From the genome of Nitrosomonas sp., one region includes:
- a CDS encoding outer membrane protein transport protein, with translation MEHSVKELGHAFSGAPTNIEDGSMVFFNPGAMNHVRGKLLSFSGYVAIPSARFQDSASQLSPLLGGAPLQGGNGGDSPETVLIPNFYYVQRLSERIAVGLGINIPFGMQSSYHSGWKGRYQALDSELVTVNFNPGVSFKLTETLSVGAGFDVQYLKSKLTNAIDFGTVCLQAIDPAVCAGQGLLPQMADGHVSLKGDSVGVGYNIGVFYAPNIKTRLGVSYRSKVHHNVRSDANFTVPDNAVLLTQNNFFVDNRAKTSVTLPDNVMFGVYRQLNSYWAVTADAMWTRWSHIQELRTQFSSAQSDDVQALKWKDTWRLGFGVSYSPIINKMTLRTGFAYDESPVPESTYRSPRIPDNDRYWLTAGISYAVLKNINLHAAYAHLFISDAAVNRTGTTGDQLVGKFSEHINIVGLQLDWRF, from the coding sequence ATGGAGCACAGCGTCAAGGAGTTAGGCCACGCCTTTTCCGGCGCTCCAACCAACATCGAAGATGGCAGCATGGTATTTTTTAACCCTGGCGCCATGAATCACGTTCGGGGCAAATTACTTTCTTTTTCGGGATATGTTGCAATTCCGTCTGCCAGATTCCAGGACAGCGCTTCGCAGCTAAGCCCGCTACTCGGCGGTGCGCCACTGCAAGGTGGAAACGGCGGCGATTCACCCGAGACAGTTCTCATCCCTAACTTTTATTATGTACAGCGTTTGTCCGAGCGTATAGCCGTCGGTTTAGGAATCAATATACCTTTTGGCATGCAGAGCAGCTACCACTCAGGCTGGAAAGGACGTTATCAGGCGCTTGATTCGGAACTTGTTACAGTCAATTTCAATCCAGGTGTTTCTTTTAAACTAACAGAAACGCTATCTGTCGGTGCAGGTTTTGATGTCCAGTATCTGAAGTCAAAGCTTACAAATGCCATTGATTTTGGAACGGTCTGTTTACAAGCAATAGATCCTGCCGTATGTGCAGGGCAAGGTCTTTTGCCGCAAATGGCAGACGGACATGTTTCACTAAAAGGGGACAGCGTTGGTGTGGGTTATAATATTGGCGTCTTTTATGCGCCAAACATCAAGACACGACTCGGTGTCAGTTACCGGTCAAAAGTTCATCATAATGTGCGCAGCGATGCAAACTTTACCGTACCGGATAATGCAGTATTGCTGACGCAGAATAATTTTTTTGTCGATAACCGCGCCAAAACCTCTGTTACGCTACCGGACAACGTGATGTTCGGCGTATATCGACAACTGAATTCTTATTGGGCAGTTACTGCCGACGCAATGTGGACGCGTTGGAGCCATATTCAGGAATTGAGAACACAATTTTCATCTGCACAGTCAGACGATGTCCAGGCCTTGAAATGGAAAGATACCTGGCGATTGGGTTTTGGGGTCAGTTATTCGCCCATAATTAACAAAATGACGCTACGTACCGGGTTTGCCTATGACGAATCGCCGGTTCCCGAATCCACATATAGATCGCCAAGAATTCCCGATAACGATCGTTACTGGCTGACTGCCGGTATTTCATACGCAGTGTTGAAAAACATCAATTTGCATGCCGCCTATGCGCATTTATTTATCAGCGATGCAGCTGTCAACAGAACCGGCACCACAGGCGATCAGCTGGTTGGCAAATTTTCAGAACATATTAACATTGTCGGTCTGCAACTGGACTGGCGCTTCTGA
- a CDS encoding EAL domain-containing protein, with the protein MKNNPGNPLASNHDNDSRLAVSDHAEKIRVEQIKLLFRLSKTAFLATPVLAVILVLVHWSQVSRQLLLVWLTTICLLTLARYFHVRVYLDQNTPDHKLVNAVHGFLFGVFLAGVLWGLAGGMLFVNESPVHKLFMAYLLGGVVAGAMTTLSSYRGAFLIFSIPVMLPFTYQIIAHGGETDLAMALTYLLFLLLMIKISSRNFDITRNTLCLRFVNSDLIDRLLVAKEQQFLSNVALKAQIEEKKQAEQALQVANDQLEQRVVERTEALVQSNDKLEQEKELFKVTLASIGDAVITTDFLGNVMYLNPAAEQLTGSNNEAVRGNPLQRAFRFIDIASQEPLKDLNIDHLKKKQCESKNRECLLICKNNHKFVINYVVALIRDSKENVIGTVLTFRDVTEQRKLTQKLAYQATHDALTSLLNRNEFESRLEQILKTTRKNHIHALLYLDLDQFKVVNDTCGHDAGDELLRRVSGLLHSRLRNRDTFARLGGDEFGIILEHCPQEKALRIAHMLRELVQDFRFKWQDKIFTIGVSIGLFPIDRANISPEKALSAADSACYTAKDSGRNRIHVYQEEDNLLFKRPEEIHGLPSIQKAIEEDRFLLYYQPIIPISNTNAQEEHGEILLRLQDEQGKLISPGAFLPSAERYHQMQLLDRLVVERSLKLLKAASWKPKKVIYAINLSSQSLSDEDFLDFVIDNIKKYKVNPASICFEITENAALADIKPVTRFISTLKKLGCRFSMDDFGSGLSSFGYLKGIPIDYLKIDGRLVKDMIADPIDRAMVEAIHHIGHVMKLKTIAVWVENEATQNLLKELGVDYVQGYWPAKPYPIDGKNDTIENK; encoded by the coding sequence ATGAAAAATAACCCAGGGAATCCGCTCGCATCAAATCATGATAACGACTCGAGATTAGCCGTGTCAGATCATGCTGAGAAAATCCGTGTAGAACAGATCAAACTGCTTTTTCGACTAAGCAAGACGGCTTTTCTGGCTACGCCTGTTCTTGCAGTGATTCTTGTTCTGGTGCATTGGAGCCAAGTGTCCAGGCAATTATTGCTGGTCTGGTTGACAACAATTTGTTTGTTGACACTCGCAAGGTATTTTCATGTAAGAGTATATCTTGATCAAAACACACCAGATCACAAGCTCGTTAACGCTGTTCATGGTTTTTTGTTTGGCGTATTCCTGGCAGGTGTATTATGGGGTCTGGCTGGTGGTATGCTTTTTGTCAATGAGAGTCCGGTACATAAGTTATTCATGGCTTATTTACTTGGTGGAGTAGTGGCGGGCGCAATGACGACACTTTCGTCATACCGGGGTGCTTTTTTAATTTTTTCAATACCCGTGATGCTGCCGTTTACCTACCAGATTATTGCGCATGGCGGCGAAACGGATTTAGCGATGGCCTTGACGTATCTGTTATTCCTTTTATTGATGATCAAAATTTCTTCAAGAAATTTTGACATTACCAGGAATACGCTGTGTTTGCGTTTTGTCAATTCAGATTTGATTGACCGGTTGCTTGTGGCTAAAGAACAACAATTCCTGTCCAATGTGGCGTTAAAAGCCCAGATCGAAGAAAAGAAACAGGCAGAGCAGGCATTACAGGTTGCAAATGATCAGCTTGAACAGCGTGTCGTTGAGCGTACCGAGGCGTTAGTACAATCCAACGATAAACTAGAACAAGAGAAAGAGCTATTTAAAGTCACTTTGGCCAGTATTGGTGATGCGGTCATCACAACTGATTTTCTCGGTAATGTGATGTATTTGAATCCGGCTGCTGAGCAATTGACGGGAAGCAATAATGAAGCGGTAAGGGGTAATCCTTTACAGCGCGCTTTTCGGTTTATTGATATCGCTAGCCAGGAGCCATTGAAAGATTTAAACATCGATCATTTGAAGAAAAAACAGTGTGAGAGTAAAAACCGGGAATGTTTGTTGATTTGTAAAAATAATCACAAGTTTGTGATCAATTATGTCGTGGCGCTCATTCGTGACAGTAAAGAGAATGTAATCGGAACGGTACTGACTTTCCGTGATGTAACCGAGCAGCGTAAATTGACGCAGAAGCTGGCCTATCAGGCGACCCATGATGCCTTGACAAGTTTGCTCAATCGAAATGAATTTGAAAGCCGGCTTGAGCAAATTCTTAAAACCACCCGGAAGAACCACATTCACGCGTTGTTGTATCTGGACCTGGATCAATTTAAAGTGGTTAACGATACCTGTGGACATGATGCCGGTGACGAATTATTGCGGCGTGTCAGTGGATTATTGCACTCCAGGCTGCGTAACCGGGACACTTTTGCGCGTCTTGGCGGAGATGAATTCGGTATTATTCTGGAACATTGCCCACAGGAAAAAGCACTGCGCATAGCGCATATGTTGCGGGAACTGGTTCAGGATTTTCGCTTTAAGTGGCAAGACAAGATATTTACAATCGGCGTCAGCATCGGATTGTTTCCGATCGATCGAGCGAATATAAGTCCGGAAAAGGCATTGAGTGCTGCGGATAGCGCTTGTTATACTGCCAAGGACAGTGGACGTAACCGGATCCATGTTTATCAGGAGGAAGATAATCTATTATTTAAGCGGCCAGAGGAAATACACGGGTTGCCAAGTATACAAAAAGCCATCGAAGAAGACCGGTTTCTGCTTTATTATCAGCCCATAATTCCAATTTCCAATACAAATGCACAGGAAGAACATGGAGAAATTTTGCTGCGTTTACAGGATGAACAGGGTAAATTGATATCGCCCGGTGCATTTCTGCCTTCCGCAGAACGCTATCATCAAATGCAGCTGCTTGATCGCCTGGTCGTTGAACGTTCGCTTAAATTACTCAAGGCGGCTTCATGGAAGCCAAAAAAAGTGATTTATGCGATTAACTTGTCTTCGCAGTCTCTGAGTGACGAAGATTTTCTTGATTTTGTTATCGACAATATCAAAAAATATAAGGTGAATCCTGCCAGTATTTGTTTTGAAATTACTGAGAATGCCGCTTTGGCTGACATAAAGCCTGTCACACGGTTTATTTCGACGCTCAAGAAACTGGGTTGCCGTTTTTCGATGGACGATTTTGGCAGTGGCTTGTCGTCATTCGGCTATTTAAAGGGTATCCCGATTGATTACCTGAAAATAGACGGAAGGCTTGTTAAGGACATGATTGCCGACCCGATCGACCGCGCAATGGTCGAGGCGATACATCATATTGGTCATGTTATGAAACTCAAGACAATCGCTGTATGGGTCGAAAATGAAGCTACGCAGAATCTGCTGAAAGAATTGGGCGTAGATTATGTCCAAGGATACTGGCCTGCCAAACCTTATCCGATAGACGGTAAAAATGACACTATTGAAAATAAATAG
- a CDS encoding histidine phosphatase family protein, translating into MKETIIDLIRHGEPVGGRRYRGHAIDDPLTERGWQQMWDATGNYHHWQHIISSPLVRCHAFAEALGKRHQIGVSVEPRFKEVGFGIWEGLSHEAIKIGKIDEYQAFMKDPVKHRPPGAEPLESFIKRVDSAYDETIQHYQGRHCLIITHAGVIRAIVAHVVHAAPVGFYRIKISNGGITRIRHTEAGGILEFLNGKLVQENNKEQNQR; encoded by the coding sequence ATGAAAGAAACAATTATTGATCTAATCAGACATGGTGAGCCTGTGGGCGGACGACGGTATCGCGGCCATGCGATCGATGATCCGCTCACCGAACGCGGTTGGCAGCAAATGTGGGATGCTACAGGGAACTATCATCATTGGCAACACATTATCAGTTCTCCACTCGTGCGTTGCCATGCTTTTGCAGAAGCGCTGGGAAAACGGCATCAAATCGGTGTTTCTGTTGAACCCAGATTCAAGGAAGTGGGTTTTGGCATATGGGAAGGCCTGAGTCATGAGGCAATTAAAATTGGCAAAATCGATGAATATCAAGCTTTCATGAAAGACCCGGTCAAACATCGCCCACCCGGTGCAGAACCCCTTGAAAGTTTTATAAAACGCGTTGATTCCGCTTATGATGAAACTATTCAACATTACCAGGGGCGGCATTGTCTGATCATAACGCATGCCGGCGTGATTCGCGCCATTGTTGCACATGTGGTACACGCTGCGCCTGTTGGGTTTTATCGAATTAAAATCAGCAATGGCGGCATAACGCGTATTCGTCATACCGAAGCCGGAGGAATACTGGAATTTCTGAATGGGAAATTAGTTCAAGAAAACAATAAAGAGCAAAACCAGCGATAA
- the rdgB gene encoding RdgB/HAM1 family non-canonical purine NTP pyrophosphatase: MNQLKKLVIATGNIGKLREIEALLEHLNITVLPQAVFNVPEVDEPHPTFIENALAKARHACHYTGLPTLADDSGICVTALHGAPGVYSARYADESKSDQQNNQKLVETLKNAPDRRAYYYCVLVLLHHAEDPQPIIAEGLWHGEIIMEPRGEGGFGYDPYFFIPKLGKTAAELHSDEKNKLSHRGKALVQLLEYLQR, from the coding sequence ATGAATCAACTGAAAAAACTCGTTATTGCCACTGGCAACATCGGGAAATTGCGGGAAATTGAGGCGCTGCTTGAACATTTGAACATTACAGTGTTACCACAAGCTGTTTTCAATGTCCCGGAAGTTGACGAACCCCATCCAACATTTATCGAAAATGCCTTGGCCAAGGCAAGACATGCCTGTCATTATACCGGCTTGCCTACTTTAGCCGACGATTCGGGTATCTGTGTAACTGCCTTGCATGGCGCTCCTGGCGTCTATTCAGCACGTTACGCAGATGAATCCAAATCAGATCAACAGAATAACCAGAAACTGGTCGAAACTTTAAAAAATGCGCCTGATCGCCGCGCATATTATTACTGTGTATTGGTATTGCTTCACCATGCAGAAGACCCTCAACCGATTATTGCAGAAGGATTATGGCATGGCGAAATTATCATGGAGCCACGCGGCGAAGGTGGATTTGGCTATGATCCCTATTTCTTCATACCGAAACTAGGCAAAACGGCAGCAGAGCTTCATTCAGATGAAAAAAACAAACTCAGCCACCGCGGCAAGGCCTTGGTACAATTATTGGAATATTTACAACGTTAA
- the rph gene encoding ribonuclease PH: MIRSHNRSASQIRPVKITRNYTRHADGSVLIECGDTKVICTASVSEKVPPFLKNKNQGWLTAEYGMLPCSTNERMQREAARGKQSGRTMEIQRLIGRSLRAIVDLTLLGERTIQIDCDVIQADGGTRTASITGAFVALHDAVENLIYQQLIETTPIVDHIAAVSVGIYQGTPVLDLDYQEDSNCDTDMNVVMTGKTGIVEIQGTAEGVSFTRNELNQMLDLSESGIQELISIQKMTLGTH, from the coding sequence ATGATACGCAGCCATAACCGTAGCGCTTCGCAAATTCGCCCGGTCAAAATAACCCGCAACTATACCAGGCATGCCGATGGCTCGGTCCTGATTGAATGTGGCGACACAAAAGTAATCTGTACGGCCAGTGTCAGTGAAAAAGTGCCGCCTTTTCTTAAAAACAAAAACCAAGGATGGTTAACTGCCGAATACGGCATGCTGCCATGTTCTACAAATGAGAGAATGCAGCGTGAAGCAGCACGCGGAAAACAATCGGGCCGGACTATGGAAATTCAACGCTTGATCGGCCGTTCGTTACGTGCAATTGTTGATCTGACTCTGTTGGGCGAACGTACTATACAAATTGACTGCGATGTCATCCAGGCCGATGGCGGCACGCGAACTGCCAGCATTACCGGCGCCTTTGTTGCTTTGCATGATGCCGTAGAAAACCTGATTTACCAGCAACTCATCGAAACGACACCGATTGTTGATCACATTGCCGCCGTTTCAGTCGGTATTTATCAAGGAACACCGGTACTCGATCTCGACTATCAGGAAGACTCAAACTGCGATACCGATATGAATGTGGTTATGACCGGCAAAACCGGGATCGTCGAAATACAGGGAACCGCAGAAGGCGTCTCTTTTACGCGCAATGAATTGAATCAAATGCTGGATCTGTCAGAATCCGGCATACAGGAATTAATATCGATTCAGAAAATGACTTTAGGCACACATTAA
- the map gene encoding type I methionyl aminopeptidase has translation MKVIIKTAQEIEKMRVAGKLASEVLDYITPFVKPGITTEELDTLCHHYMVDVQKTIPAPLNYAPKGHQPYPKSICTSVNNQICHGIPGQKKLKNGDIVNIDVTVIKDDYHGDTSRMFYVGEPSIQARRLCEFTCEAMWRGIDLVKPGNHLGDIGHAIQKLAEGVGYSVVREFCGHGIGKKFHEDPQVLHYGKAGSGLELEPGMIFTIEPMINAGKAAIRHLPDGWTITTKDNSLSAQWEHTILVTKDGHEVLTVSSGAPPKPAYRF, from the coding sequence ATGAAAGTAATTATTAAGACCGCGCAAGAAATAGAAAAAATGCGTGTAGCGGGAAAATTGGCCTCTGAGGTACTTGATTACATTACACCTTTTGTCAAACCTGGAATAACAACAGAAGAACTGGATACCCTATGTCACCATTATATGGTCGATGTACAAAAAACAATTCCAGCCCCTTTGAATTATGCACCCAAAGGACATCAACCATACCCGAAATCTATTTGCACTTCAGTTAACAATCAAATCTGTCATGGTATTCCAGGCCAGAAAAAATTGAAAAACGGCGACATTGTGAACATCGACGTCACCGTTATCAAAGACGATTATCATGGAGATACAAGCCGCATGTTTTACGTTGGAGAACCCTCCATCCAGGCCAGACGCTTATGCGAATTTACCTGTGAAGCAATGTGGCGCGGCATCGATCTCGTTAAGCCGGGCAATCATCTGGGTGACATTGGTCATGCCATTCAAAAACTGGCCGAAGGTGTGGGTTATAGTGTCGTCAGGGAATTCTGTGGACATGGTATCGGAAAAAAATTTCATGAAGACCCGCAGGTTTTGCATTATGGTAAAGCAGGTTCCGGACTGGAACTCGAACCGGGAATGATTTTTACCATTGAACCCATGATTAATGCAGGCAAAGCGGCTATCCGTCACTTGCCAGACGGATGGACAATTACCACCAAGGACAATAGTTTATCTGCACAATGGGAACATACTATTCTGGTCACAAAGGATGGACATGAGGTGCTTACCGTCTCCAGTGGCGCACCCCCTAAACCGGCCTACCGTTTTTAA
- a CDS encoding SPOR domain-containing protein, whose product MKKIFSFLLIVNILFAMAMLFKFGQPKQGSNSPALNPEKIVVLPALVNCTEWGDFSDQQLQLAETAIGKLNLQLPFKLISSASVIKYRVNTLPFEDQQTVEREINKLRNMGIISHRIQENGPWLNAISFGEFDDNAAALDMQKKLNDSGITHTTIEEYESAQKKFVFIGTDATKITELHQLITQFSDSRLVHTTCERL is encoded by the coding sequence ATGAAAAAAATTTTTTCCTTTCTGCTCATTGTTAATATCTTGTTTGCGATGGCGATGCTTTTCAAATTCGGCCAACCAAAACAGGGTTCAAATTCTCCGGCGTTAAACCCTGAGAAAATTGTTGTGCTTCCAGCATTGGTGAATTGCACTGAATGGGGTGATTTTTCGGATCAACAGCTACAGCTCGCCGAAACAGCGATTGGCAAACTGAATCTGCAATTGCCGTTCAAACTAATCTCATCGGCTTCGGTCATTAAATATCGTGTGAATACTTTGCCATTTGAAGATCAACAAACCGTGGAAAGAGAAATTAACAAATTACGCAATATGGGCATTATCAGCCATCGTATACAAGAGAATGGGCCGTGGCTAAATGCAATCTCATTTGGCGAATTCGATGACAATGCTGCAGCTCTGGACATGCAAAAAAAACTGAACGACAGCGGAATAACGCATACAACTATCGAGGAATATGAATCAGCGCAAAAAAAATTTGTATTTATTGGAACTGACGCCACTAAAATTACTGAATTACACCAATTAATTACTCAGTTTTCAGACAGTAGACTGGTACACACAACCTGCGAACGCTTATAA
- a CDS encoding cytochrome c4, with protein MKMIKKSLVMVTVFALILSTSVLVAEDAETEEQDTVESEIIESEIVEPEAVIGEQTDVVEKEKEITEAVAAGEAPKGQEIAAGVCAGCHGPDGNSIIPTFPSLAGQHAEYLLKQLVEFKAEEGKTAVRHSDAMTPMVAALSKENMEDLAAFYAKQKATPGQATGDEDLLEMGSILYHGGNIENGVPACASCHGPTGRGIPPHYPALAGQHALYTIAQLDLFNKGERTNDNGVMKQVITRMSGTEKRAVSQYIQGLH; from the coding sequence ATGAAAATGATTAAAAAAAGTTTGGTAATGGTAACAGTTTTTGCTTTAATACTATCAACATCGGTTTTGGTCGCTGAAGATGCAGAAACAGAAGAACAGGACACTGTCGAATCAGAAATTATTGAATCAGAGATTGTCGAGCCGGAAGCTGTCATTGGTGAACAAACAGATGTTGTTGAAAAAGAAAAGGAAATTACAGAAGCGGTAGCGGCTGGTGAGGCGCCAAAAGGACAGGAAATCGCTGCGGGTGTGTGTGCAGGATGCCATGGTCCGGATGGAAACAGCATTATCCCGACTTTTCCAAGCTTGGCAGGACAACATGCTGAATATTTGTTAAAACAGTTAGTTGAATTTAAAGCAGAGGAAGGCAAGACTGCTGTTCGTCACAGCGATGCCATGACACCTATGGTTGCTGCACTTTCAAAAGAAAACATGGAAGATCTTGCCGCGTTTTATGCCAAACAAAAAGCCACGCCGGGACAAGCAACGGGCGATGAGGATCTTCTTGAGATGGGTAGCATTCTTTATCACGGTGGTAATATAGAAAACGGCGTACCGGCATGCGCAAGCTGTCATGGACCAACGGGGAGGGGTATCCCGCCGCATTACCCTGCGTTGGCTGGACAACATGCGCTATACACAATTGCACAGCTCGATCTGTTTAACAAAGGTGAGCGCACCAATGACAATGGTGTGATGAAACAAGTAATTACACGTATGAGCGGTACGGAAAAACGCGCGGTTTCACAATATATTCAAGGTCTGCACTAG
- the hemL gene encoding glutamate-1-semialdehyde 2,1-aminomutase — MTSRNQQLFEQSQKVIPGGVNSPVRAFKSVGGNPVFFQRGKGAHVWDVDGKSYIDYVGSWGPLILGHAHPEVVKAVQETSENGLTFGAPTEAELEIAELLCNLVPSIEQVRLVSSGTEAGMSAIRLARGFTGRNKIVKFEGCYHGHDDSLLVKAGSGALTFGNPSSAGVPQETAGHTIVLDFNDLTGLEENFKQFGNEIAAVIVEPVAGNMNLVAPTPDFLKTLRALCTQYGSVLIFDEVMTGFRVGLKCAQGLYQIKPDLTVLGKVIGGGMPMAAFGGRREIMQCLAPVGAVYQAGTLSGNPVAVAAGLTTLKLIQEAGFYKSLADKTHQLTNGLTTSAQKHGIDFCAQSIGGMFGLYFSKTIPASFAEVMACDKNAFNRFFHAMLDKGVYFAPSAFEAGFVSSMHGDKEINDTLSAADDIFAAW, encoded by the coding sequence ATGACTTCACGTAACCAACAATTATTCGAGCAATCCCAGAAAGTAATTCCCGGCGGCGTCAATTCGCCGGTTCGTGCATTTAAATCCGTTGGCGGGAATCCTGTTTTTTTCCAACGCGGAAAAGGCGCCCATGTCTGGGATGTTGATGGAAAATCCTATATTGATTATGTTGGTTCCTGGGGACCTTTAATACTCGGCCATGCACATCCGGAAGTCGTTAAGGCTGTACAAGAAACGTCAGAAAACGGGCTGACATTTGGCGCGCCAACTGAAGCCGAACTGGAAATTGCAGAGCTCCTTTGCAATTTAGTTCCTTCAATCGAACAAGTCAGACTGGTCAGTTCAGGCACTGAAGCCGGAATGAGCGCAATACGTCTTGCACGCGGATTTACTGGCCGCAACAAGATTGTCAAGTTTGAGGGCTGTTATCATGGCCATGACGATTCTTTACTGGTAAAAGCCGGTTCGGGCGCATTAACATTTGGCAATCCGAGTTCTGCAGGTGTACCACAGGAAACCGCGGGACATACCATCGTATTGGATTTTAACGACTTGACCGGATTGGAAGAAAATTTCAAACAATTTGGTAATGAAATTGCCGCAGTCATCGTTGAACCGGTTGCGGGCAATATGAATCTGGTCGCCCCCACACCCGATTTCCTGAAAACATTACGCGCGCTTTGTACACAGTATGGCAGTGTATTGATTTTTGACGAAGTCATGACGGGTTTCCGCGTTGGCTTAAAGTGTGCCCAGGGACTCTATCAGATCAAGCCCGACCTTACCGTGCTTGGCAAAGTTATCGGTGGCGGCATGCCGATGGCGGCTTTTGGCGGCCGGCGCGAAATCATGCAGTGTCTGGCCCCTGTGGGTGCTGTGTACCAGGCCGGCACATTGTCAGGCAATCCCGTTGCCGTCGCGGCAGGACTGACAACATTGAAGCTCATTCAAGAAGCCGGTTTTTATAAAAGTCTCGCAGACAAAACACACCAGTTAACGAATGGTTTGACAACCAGTGCGCAAAAACATGGAATTGATTTTTGTGCACAGTCCATCGGCGGCATGTTTGGTCTGTATTTTAGCAAAACAATTCCGGCAAGCTTTGCGGAAGTCATGGCATGCGACAAGAATGCCTTTAACCGGTTCTTTCATGCAATGCTGGATAAAGGGGTTTATTTTGCGCCGTCGGCTTTTGAAGCCGGGTTTGTTTCGTCAATGCATGGAGATAAAGAAATTAACGATACATTATCTGCAGCAGATGATATCTTCGCCGCGTGGTAA
- the thiE gene encoding thiamine phosphate synthase has translation MISGLYGITPDMADTDDLLARTEQVLKGGARLIQYRNKAADKALRHDQAKSLLQLCHSYGIPMIVNDHVNLAAEIDADGVHIGAHDTGIKTARRLLGANKIIGASCYNTLELAIQAEKNSADYIAFGAFYPTLTKQTAVVAPISILNNAKKMLTVPIVSIGGINLTNAMPLIKSGVDAVAICSALYQTEDPCKTAETFARFFD, from the coding sequence ATGATTAGCGGTCTGTATGGAATCACCCCTGACATGGCCGATACCGATGATCTGCTTGCCAGAACTGAACAGGTTTTAAAAGGCGGTGCGCGACTGATACAATATCGCAACAAAGCGGCAGATAAAGCATTACGACACGATCAGGCAAAATCGCTGTTACAGCTTTGCCATTCATATGGCATACCGATGATTGTCAATGATCATGTGAACCTGGCTGCAGAGATTGACGCGGATGGCGTCCATATTGGCGCGCATGATACCGGTATCAAAACTGCACGCAGGCTGCTTGGGGCGAATAAAATAATTGGCGCATCGTGTTACAACACACTTGAGCTGGCCATTCAGGCTGAAAAAAACAGTGCGGACTATATTGCCTTTGGCGCATTTTATCCCACTCTAACCAAGCAGACCGCAGTTGTTGCACCCATAAGCATCTTAAACAATGCAAAAAAAATGTTGACTGTGCCCATCGTCAGTATCGGTGGTATTAACCTTACGAATGCCATGCCTCTGATTAAAAGCGGCGTAGATGCCGTCGCCATATGCAGTGCGCTTTACCAAACCGAAGACCCCTGCAAAACCGCTGAAACGTTTGCTCGGTTTTTTGATTAG
- a CDS encoding hydroxymethylpyrimidine/phosphomethylpyrimidine kinase, translated as MSQPPPNVLSFAANDPSGGAGIQADLLTIASMGCHPLSVITAITVQDTAGVEDILPLDSEWVENQARTLLEDMPIHAFKLGLLGSVEIIAAIAEIVSDYPEIPLIMDPVLASGRGDELATEDMIDAMRNLLLPQVTLLTPNSLEARRLALFDDDSEDCPDNPSLDECAYRLLDMGCEYVLITGTHENTTLVTNALYSTEGQIRSDEWKRLPHSYHGSGCTLASAIAASMANGQTVKDSVYSGQVYTWRTLDSSFRPGMGQHIPNRLFWAGRIDALDNE; from the coding sequence ATGTCACAGCCACCCCCAAATGTACTTTCATTTGCAGCCAATGACCCTAGCGGCGGCGCTGGTATCCAGGCTGATCTTCTCACCATTGCCAGTATGGGGTGTCATCCCCTGTCTGTCATCACTGCGATTACTGTACAGGATACCGCCGGTGTAGAAGATATATTACCGCTCGATTCTGAATGGGTTGAAAACCAGGCCAGAACTTTACTGGAAGATATGCCCATCCACGCATTCAAACTGGGTCTGTTAGGCAGTGTTGAAATTATTGCAGCCATCGCGGAAATTGTATCAGATTATCCTGAAATTCCATTAATCATGGATCCAGTACTGGCTTCCGGGCGCGGTGATGAACTGGCAACAGAGGATATGATTGACGCCATGCGGAATTTGCTGTTACCACAGGTTACCTTGTTGACGCCGAACAGCCTCGAAGCCAGGCGCCTGGCGCTTTTTGACGATGACAGTGAAGACTGTCCGGATAATCCGTCTCTGGATGAATGTGCATACAGACTTCTGGACATGGGGTGTGAATATGTATTAATTACGGGCACGCATGAAAACACAACGCTGGTTACAAATGCACTGTATTCAACCGAAGGTCAGATACGCTCCGACGAGTGGAAACGTTTACCGCACAGCTACCATGGTTCGGGCTGCACGCTGGCGTCTGCTATTGCCGCATCGATGGCAAACGGACAAACCGTCAAGGATAGTGTTTATTCCGGACAGGTTTATACCTGGCGCACCCTGGATAGCAGTTTCAGGCCGGGCATGGGACAGCATATACCCAACCGGCTTTTCTGGGCTGGTAGGATTGACGCGCTTGATAACGAATGA